The region AAGCGGCCCCGGAGGTGCCGGTGTGCCTTGAGAGCATCCACCGCCGAGACAGGCAGGTCGACCGTCCGCTCGCGTCCACCCTTCGGCACGTCCGTAACCCCACGCCAGATCGACCGACGCACCGTCACCAAGCCGCGTGACAGGTCGAGATCGGCCCACTGGAGCCCGATCAGCTCCCCTTGCCGCAGGCCCGTCTTGAGCGCCACGAGCATCAGCGTTCGCCATTCCGGCTCAGCCGCGTCGATCAGCCGCTCGACCTCCTCGAAGCTGAGGAAATCAAACCTGGGCTTGGGCAGCTTGCCGAAGAGCTTCACGCGCGGAGCCTGTTGGATGACCTTCTGCTCTTCCGCGAGGTTCAACAACTTGCTCAGCGCGGAAAGAACGTTGTTGATGGTCTTGAGGCTCAGGGGCTTCGGCTCGACTTCCACCCGCTTGCGGATGGCGGCTTGCGTGGGAGCTTCCTTCCGGGCCCGTGCCGCAGACTTCTTCTTACGCATGAGCGCCTTGAAGTCTTCGATTTGAGCCGGGCCGATACTCGCGAGCGCCATTTCACCGAAGAAGGGCAGAACGTGGTCCTTCAAGATCTGATGCTTGGTGATGACACTCGAATATTTGTTGTTGTTCTCGCTGTAGGTGAGGAATCGCGCGGCGAACTCCGCCAACGTGACACGCGCCTCTTTCTTCTCCTTTCCGAAAGTCCCGTTCAGGAGAGCATTGCGCAGCTCGCGCTCGTATTGCTCAGCACCACGACGGGTCTGAACTGGCGACACCTTCGTCACCCGCTCGTCCCGTCCGTCTGCGTGCTGAAACACGATGTCCACTGTCCAGCGCTCCTCGACCTTCCCGGCTTTGTTCGTCCACTTCCGCGCCCTAACGCTCATGGCTTCTTTCCAAGCGCGGGATCGCGGCCCTTCCCGGGGGAGGACTCTAGCAAGGCAGCCCGGCGGATGCGCAGCGATTTCCCGATGCGGACGACCCCCGGCACCTGTTCCAGCCGAATCGACTCGTAGAGCGTTTTCCGGTTCACGCGCAGGAGAGCCGCGGCTTCATCCACGGTGAGGAACTCGGGGACCTGGGCGCCTTCCTCCGGGGGCATGGTGACATCACCCTTCATCACGGGAAGACCTTTCGGGGTGCGAGCCGCCCCACTGCGTGAAGGCCAACCCCGACCGCGTCCCACACGTTGTGCTGCTTGTCCGCCGCACGCGGGTGCCGAACGCGAGCCTGCTCGACCGGGCGCTCGTCAATGCGGCCCTTGATGCACTCCACCATGATGTCACCGTCGAGGGTGCCCTTCCATTCGCGTGGGAGGTAGCTCAGCTCCAAGGACGCGCCGAGTGCTCCCGCCACGCGCCCAACGACTCCGGCAAGCTCGATCAGGTCGTGCGGGTCTCCCTTGCTCTTTCCCGCCGTGTAGACCTGGGGGCACTCGCTCACCACATGCACGGAAGCCACCGGGCGAAGCGCTTCGGCGACCTTGCGGTGGAGCATGTCCGTGTAGCTCGTGAAGGACTCCTGGGAAAGCCCATCCTCGGCCCATGAACCCGATCCCTGCTCGCGGGTCGGTGACGACCGAGTTGATGCTATTGGTCCCGAGCACTTGACCGACGTGCGCGGCATCTCTCAAGAAGAGCGCCGCGCGGTCGGTGATCAGCTTGCTTAGCATGTCTCCTAAATGGGTGCGTTTTCGCGGCGTGGTTCACCAACAATGATTCAGAAGTAACTCATCTCATCCAGCTTGGCTCGATTCCGAGCGTGCTCTTCAGCTTATGCAGAATTTGCTCAATGGCAGTAATGGCGCCACGAGCGCACTGGCGCGCAAGGAGTATGTTGTTTGAAATGGTGGCGCCCGCGATGTAGTTGCTCACGACCAATGGCTCCTCATCCTCGTTTGAGAAATGCGCTATGGCATTTCGAAACTCTGGCTGCAGATAGTCGTTAAATGTTTGTTGAATGGACTTTCCTATCCAATTTCGCGCCAATCCTCGAATCTCGGGGTCTTCCTCGACGCGCACATCGAGGCGAGGCGCCGTGGTGCCCGCCGACTTTGCCTCGCGAATGATTGCCGGATATGCTTTTCGTATGACTCCCTCAAGGATCTTGACGTAGCACAGGAATTGATAAAAAACGCTGGGGTTTGTGAGAGCCTCCCGGTAGAGCGCGTAATAGGGACGTAGCGCGAGGTCATATGTTAGCCAGTCTTCCGACAAAACAGTGCTTCGATAGGGCACCGTATAGGAGGCAGTCAAAATGTTGTTCTTCGCGTCCCACAGAGCAACGTAACGAACAAAGAGAGGAACATTGTGGTGAAATGCCACATGATCAACCAGTGTGGCCAGCGCATCGCTGTATCGACTGAATACATCGCGAACGTTCTTGGCAAGACATTGAAGCTCAAGGGCTGAGAACTCCCCCCGAGCATTGAGGTGTACCGCAACCCTCCCAAACGTTGCCTCAATAATTGTGAAGTCGGCATCGGGGTGTTTATAAATTAGAGAACCACCCTTCGATGGATCCATAGTGATATCCAAGTCGCCCGAAAAGGAGCCGGGCTCTTTGCCAAGATGGACAATAATTTGAAAGTTACGTTCTTCTGAATCCTTCAAAGCTGCATTGGTTTGCTCGTGACCGATAGTGCGGCCGGGAACAGAACTGCCAACAATGTACAGTTCATGCTGAATGCCAGGTGCCCCAAGTTTACTGAATTCAACAGACATTTTGAGCGGGCTGGCCTCGCTTTTCGGGTTCTCGTTTTGTCTAGTGACTGCTTGCGTCGGCTGACGGTTGCGCTCGCGAATTTCCTGCTTGCGCCGCTTGTCCCTTTTTGATTTCGACCTCTTGGACATTTGCTTTTCTCCCTCGCTCACTGAATGTAGCTACGCAACTTTGGTCTACATGCGTCTTGAGACGCTGGCTGTGGTCGGCGTTTTCCCTAAACTCAGATTTCGACGGTAAAGAACTTCTAGCAACCATGTCCAGATGTGGTTGTGGCTAGCCACGTTTCTCGACGGGGGCGTTTCTCAGCTCTTCGGGTAGGTAGTAAACGAGCGGCCGAGTTCCATCACCCTTGCGACGCTGACCACGGGCGAAGCGAAGCGCCTTGAGAGCCGCCGAGATCTCGCGGGAGATCCTGGTGTCGACCTGAGCGGGGGCAAGCGCGAAGGCATCCACTCCTACTTGGAGGATCGTCACGTCAGTGGGTCGCTTCTCGGGCGGCATCTCCAGCAGCCAGCGCAAGATGACCTCTTTGCGTCCATCTCCGAAGTTCTCCACGCGAAGGGCCGCCTGCTGCTCAGCTCCCGCGGCTTGCTCTGTCGT is a window of Stigmatella aurantiaca DNA encoding:
- a CDS encoding helix-turn-helix domain-containing protein; translated protein: MKGDVTMPPEEGAQVPEFLTVDEAAALLRVNRKTLYESIRLEQVPGVVRIGKSLRIRRAALLESSPGKGRDPALGKKP
- a CDS encoding tyrosine-type recombinase/integrase; this encodes MSVRARKWTNKAGKVEERWTVDIVFQHADGRDERVTKVSPVQTRRGAEQYERELRNALLNGTFGKEKKEARVTLAEFAARFLTYSENNNKYSSVITKHQILKDHVLPFFGEMALASIGPAQIEDFKALMRKKKSAARARKEAPTQAAIRKRVEVEPKPLSLKTINNVLSALSKLLNLAEEQKVIQQAPRVKLFGKLPKPRFDFLSFEEVERLIDAAEPEWRTLMLVALKTGLRQGELIGLQWADLDLSRGLVTVRRSIWRGVTDVPKGGRERTVDLPVSAVDALKAHRHLRGR
- the mauJ gene encoding methylamine utilization protein MauJ, yielding MSKRSKSKRDKRRKQEIRERNRQPTQAVTRQNENPKSEASPLKMSVEFSKLGAPGIQHELYIVGSSVPGRTIGHEQTNAALKDSEERNFQIIVHLGKEPGSFSGDLDITMDPSKGGSLIYKHPDADFTIIEATFGRVAVHLNARGEFSALELQCLAKNVRDVFSRYSDALATLVDHVAFHHNVPLFVRYVALWDAKNNILTASYTVPYRSTVLSEDWLTYDLALRPYYALYREALTNPSVFYQFLCYVKILEGVIRKAYPAIIREAKSAGTTAPRLDVRVEEDPEIRGLARNWIGKSIQQTFNDYLQPEFRNAIAHFSNEDEEPLVVSNYIAGATISNNILLARQCARGAITAIEQILHKLKSTLGIEPSWMR